The following coding sequences are from one Bradyrhizobium sp. WSM471 window:
- a CDS encoding universal stress protein: protein MTYATVMVSLALDQSNDARLQVAGELAERFEASIIGVAAAQFAPPLYFSDGTVAQGLIDEGEASVRRRLGELEAQFRAAIRNRGGHVEWRSAMDFPARFTFTQARCADIIVTGGQSPAFSDAFALASPKDLVMQAGRPILVVPDGVNWLDLRSILVAWKDTPEARRALADALPILRKARDVTVLAIPEGDDDRPAVVAGATDVTAWLARHGVTATARVSEAARNETVAGQLEKVAGDVGASLVVAGAYGHSRFRELILGGVTQYLVTQSARCVLLSH, encoded by the coding sequence ATGACATACGCGACCGTAATGGTCAGCCTGGCGCTCGATCAGTCCAACGACGCGCGTCTTCAGGTCGCGGGCGAGCTTGCCGAACGATTTGAGGCGTCGATCATCGGCGTTGCTGCGGCGCAGTTCGCCCCGCCGCTCTATTTCAGCGACGGCACCGTAGCGCAGGGACTGATCGATGAGGGAGAGGCCTCCGTCAGGCGACGCCTGGGCGAACTCGAGGCGCAATTCCGCGCCGCAATCAGGAATCGCGGCGGACATGTGGAATGGCGCAGCGCCATGGATTTCCCGGCGCGCTTTACGTTCACCCAGGCGCGTTGCGCCGACATCATCGTCACCGGCGGGCAGAGCCCGGCCTTCTCCGACGCCTTCGCGCTCGCGAGCCCCAAGGATCTGGTGATGCAAGCCGGCCGGCCAATCCTGGTCGTGCCCGACGGCGTCAACTGGCTCGACCTGCGCAGCATCCTGGTGGCGTGGAAGGATACGCCGGAAGCGCGGCGGGCGCTCGCCGATGCGCTGCCGATACTGCGCAAGGCCAGGGATGTCACCGTCCTCGCAATTCCCGAAGGCGACGACGACCGCCCTGCCGTGGTCGCCGGCGCGACCGACGTGACGGCGTGGCTTGCCCGCCACGGCGTGACCGCGACGGCGCGCGTTTCCGAAGCGGCCCGGAACGAAACCGTCGCCGGGCAACTGGAGAAAGTTGCGGGCGATGTCGGCGCCAGCCTGGTCGTCGCCGGCGCCTACGGTCATTCGCGCTTCCGCGAACTGATCCTCGGCGGCGTCACCCAGTATCTGGTCACTCAATCTGCCCGCTGCGTGCTGCTGTCGCACTGA
- a CDS encoding response regulator produces MIAISSHPERLQMSAPAKPTVYVVDDDAAVLGSLKFLLETDGFAVRTFRNATALLNAASPSGADCYVIDYKMPDINGIELAGRLRQSEGDTPVILITGYPDSNISARAAAAGVNEVILKPLLDENLVKRIRHAIQNRVHS; encoded by the coding sequence ATGATTGCGATCAGCTCCCATCCCGAGCGGCTCCAGATGTCAGCACCCGCAAAGCCAACCGTCTATGTGGTCGACGATGACGCCGCTGTGCTCGGCTCGCTGAAGTTCTTGTTGGAAACCGACGGTTTTGCCGTGCGGACCTTCAGGAACGCCACGGCGCTGCTCAATGCGGCGAGCCCGTCCGGTGCAGACTGTTACGTGATCGACTACAAAATGCCCGACATCAACGGCATCGAGCTGGCCGGGCGACTGCGCCAGTCCGAGGGCGATACCCCGGTGATCCTGATCACCGGCTATCCCGACTCGAATATCTCGGCCCGGGCGGCGGCCGCGGGCGTGAATGAAGTGATTCTGAAGCCGCTTCTGGACGAAAACCTGGTCAAACGCATTCGCCACGCCATCCAGAACCGGGTCCATAGCTGA
- the fixL gene encoding sensor protein FixL, whose translation MAPTRVIHPGDDSLGEHFRVRIEGFGVGTWDLDLKSLELEWSETARILFGIESDQSVSYALFLSRLEPNDRERIEVAIRRVSEWGGSFDVSFKVTGASGKGQWIRARAGLIRDEAGAARHLSGIFLDIDEEKQVEEALRTRENHLRSILQTIPDAMIVIDGHGIIQLFSSAAERLFGWAEPEVIGQNVRILMPEPDNSRHDGYIARYRTTGDPHIIGIGRIVTGKRRDGTTFPMHLSIGEMQSGGEPYFTGFVRDLTEHQQTQARLQELQSELVHVSRLSAMGEMASALAHELNQPLAAISNYMKGSRRLLAGSQDPNTPKIESALDRAAEQALRAGQIIRRLRDFVSRGESEKRVESLSKLIEEAGALGLAGAREQNVQLRFSLNPNADLVLADRVQIQQVLVNLFRNALEAMAQSPRRELVVTNSRVADDMIEIEVSDSGSGFQDDVMPNLFQTFFTTKDTGMGVGLSISRSIIEAHGGRMWAESNVSGGATFRFTLPAADEN comes from the coding sequence TTGGCGCCAACCCGTGTAATTCATCCGGGAGATGACAGTCTGGGCGAGCATTTCCGCGTCCGAATCGAAGGATTTGGCGTTGGGACCTGGGATCTCGACCTCAAGTCGCTGGAGTTGGAGTGGTCGGAGACGGCCAGGATCCTGTTCGGAATCGAATCTGACCAATCGGTGAGTTACGCGCTATTTCTGTCCCGGCTGGAGCCGAACGACCGCGAGCGGATCGAGGTCGCGATCCGGCGCGTCTCCGAATGGGGCGGCAGCTTCGACGTGTCGTTCAAGGTCACGGGGGCGTCGGGCAAAGGACAGTGGATCCGCGCCCGCGCGGGGCTGATTCGGGACGAGGCCGGCGCCGCCCGGCATCTCAGCGGCATCTTTCTTGACATTGATGAGGAGAAGCAGGTCGAGGAGGCTCTTCGCACCCGCGAGAACCACCTCCGCTCGATCCTGCAGACGATTCCCGACGCCATGATCGTCATCGACGGCCACGGCATCATCCAGCTGTTCAGCTCGGCGGCCGAGCGCCTGTTCGGCTGGGCCGAGCCGGAGGTGATCGGCCAGAACGTGCGCATCCTGATGCCGGAGCCCGACAACTCGCGTCACGACGGCTACATCGCGCGCTACCGGACAACGGGCGACCCGCACATCATTGGTATCGGCCGCATCGTGACCGGCAAGCGGCGCGACGGCACGACCTTCCCGATGCACCTGTCGATCGGCGAGATGCAGTCCGGCGGCGAGCCCTATTTCACCGGTTTCGTCCGCGATCTCACCGAGCATCAGCAAACCCAGGCGCGGCTCCAGGAACTGCAATCCGAGCTCGTCCACGTCTCGCGGTTGAGCGCGATGGGCGAAATGGCGTCCGCGCTCGCTCACGAGCTCAACCAGCCGCTGGCAGCGATCAGCAACTACATGAAGGGGTCGCGGCGGCTGCTCGCCGGAAGCCAGGATCCGAATACACCGAAGATCGAGAGCGCGCTGGACCGCGCCGCCGAGCAGGCGCTGCGCGCCGGCCAGATCATCCGCCGCTTGCGCGACTTCGTCTCCCGCGGCGAATCTGAGAAAAGGGTCGAGAGCCTGTCCAAGCTGATCGAGGAGGCCGGCGCGCTCGGGCTCGCCGGCGCGCGCGAGCAGAACGTACAGCTCCGTTTCAGCCTCAATCCCAACGCCGATCTCGTGCTCGCCGACCGGGTGCAAATCCAGCAGGTGCTGGTCAACCTGTTCCGCAATGCGCTGGAAGCAATGGCGCAGTCGCCACGGCGCGAGCTCGTCGTCACCAACTCTCGCGTCGCCGACGACATGATCGAGATCGAGGTCTCCGATTCCGGCTCCGGCTTCCAGGACGACGTCATGCCAAACCTGTTTCAGACTTTTTTCACCACCAAAGACACCGGCATGGGCGTGGGACTGTCCATCAGCCGCTCGATCATCGAGGCTCACGGCGGCCGGATGTGGGCCGAGAGCAACGTATCGGGTGGGGCGACATTCCGCTTCACGTTGCCGGCAGCCGACGAGAACTGA
- the ccoG gene encoding cytochrome c oxidase accessory protein CcoG, producing MNRPVNPKDLPLDDDNGPLYVAQKKVYPQSISGTFRRIKWGLMAFCLGVYYFLPFVRWNRGLGAPSQAVLIDLPNSRFYFFFIELWPQEVYYFTGLLIVAAVALFLMNSVGGRIWCGYLCPQTVWTDLFYAVERLIEGDRRERMKKDKSSDPMKLERISEIVLKHSIWLLIGWWTGGAWVLYFNDAPTLVRELVTFQAPMIAYIWIGILTATTYVLAGFMREQVCTYMCPWPRIQAALTDEWALNVTYRYDRGEKRTSVKKAIELRALGEQVGDCVDCYQCVAVCPTGIDIRNGPQLECIQCGLCIDACDNVMTKIGRPKRLIGYDNDVNIQRRQQGKAPVYRIVRARTVAYSAIIAAVGGIMIYTLATRSLLDVNVLHDRNPVAVRLSDGSIRNAYTVRLLNKSGYDRVIAIDANGPVNATIHVIGIDSVTPDRPIIVVPRDSTSELRLLVTAPAEGNPEKSIPVRFHVTDIGLGEVASATDNFVAP from the coding sequence ATGAACAGGCCCGTGAACCCAAAAGACCTCCCATTAGACGATGACAACGGGCCGCTCTATGTGGCCCAGAAGAAAGTCTATCCTCAGAGCATCTCCGGCACCTTCCGCCGGATCAAATGGGGCCTGATGGCGTTCTGCCTCGGCGTCTACTACTTCCTGCCGTTCGTGCGCTGGAACCGCGGCCTCGGTGCTCCGAGCCAGGCGGTGCTGATCGATCTTCCCAACAGCCGCTTCTATTTCTTCTTCATCGAGCTGTGGCCGCAGGAGGTCTACTACTTCACCGGCCTGCTGATCGTCGCCGCGGTGGCGCTATTCCTGATGAACTCGGTCGGCGGCCGCATCTGGTGCGGCTATCTCTGTCCGCAGACGGTGTGGACGGACTTGTTCTATGCGGTCGAGCGTCTGATCGAGGGCGACCGACGCGAGCGGATGAAGAAGGACAAATCGTCCGACCCGATGAAGCTGGAGCGCATCTCCGAGATCGTGCTCAAGCATTCGATCTGGCTCTTGATCGGATGGTGGACCGGCGGCGCCTGGGTGCTCTATTTCAACGACGCACCGACGCTGGTTAGGGAACTCGTCACCTTCCAGGCGCCGATGATCGCCTATATCTGGATCGGCATCCTGACTGCTACGACCTACGTGCTCGCCGGTTTCATGCGCGAGCAGGTTTGCACCTATATGTGCCCGTGGCCGCGGATCCAGGCCGCGCTCACCGACGAATGGGCGCTGAACGTGACCTATCGTTACGATCGCGGCGAGAAGCGTACGTCGGTGAAGAAGGCGATCGAGCTGCGCGCGCTCGGCGAGCAAGTCGGCGACTGCGTCGACTGCTATCAATGCGTCGCCGTGTGTCCGACCGGCATCGACATTCGCAATGGGCCGCAGCTCGAATGCATCCAGTGCGGGCTCTGCATCGACGCCTGCGACAACGTGATGACGAAGATCGGCCGGCCGAAGCGGCTCATCGGCTATGACAACGACGTCAACATCCAGCGCCGCCAGCAAGGCAAGGCGCCGGTCTATCGCATCGTCCGGGCCCGCACCGTCGCCTACAGCGCGATCATCGCGGCGGTCGGCGGCATCATGATCTATACGTTGGCGACCCGCAGCCTGCTCGACGTCAACGTGCTGCACGACCGCAATCCGGTCGCGGTCAGGCTCAGCGACGGCTCGATCCGCAACGCCTACACGGTGCGGCTGCTCAACAAGAGCGGCTACGACCGCGTCATCGCGATCGACGCGAACGGTCCGGTCAATGCGACGATCCATGTCATCGGGATCGATTCCGTGACGCCGGACCGGCCGATCATCGTGGTTCCGCGCGACTCCACCAGCGAGCTGCGACTGCTCGTGACCGCGCCGGCGGAGGGCAACCCGGAAAAGTCGATCCCGGTTCGCTTTCACGTCACCGATATCGGCCTTGGCGAAGTCGCCAGCGCCACCGACAATTTCGTCGCGCCGTAG
- the ccoN gene encoding cytochrome-c oxidase, cbb3-type subunit I, which yields MSQPSISKSMTSGESGLAVVFAVTAFLCVIASAKALDAPFAFHAALSAAASLAAVFCIINRYLDRPAALPPAEINGRPNYNMGPIKFSSVMAMFWGIAGFLVGLIIASQLAWPALNFDLPWTSFGRLRPLHTSAVIFAFGGNVLIATSFYVVQKSCRVRLAGDLAPWFVVVGYNFFILIAGTGYLLGVTQSKEYAEPEWYADLWLTIVWVTYLLVFLATIIKRKEPHIFVANWFYLAFIVTIAVLHLGNNPALPVSVFGSKSYIAWGGIQDAMFQWWYGHNAVGFFLTAGFLAIMYYFIPKRAERPIYSYRLSIIHFWALIFLYIWAGPHHLHYTALPDWTQTLGMTFSIMLWMPSWGGMINGLMTLSGAWDKLRTDPVLRMLVVSVAFYGMSTFEGPMMSIKVVNSLSHYTDWTIGHVHSGALGWVGFVSFGALYCLVPWIWNRKGLYSLKLVNWHFWIATLGIVLYISAMWVSGILQGLMWRAYTSLGFLEYSFIETVEAMHPFYIIRAAGGGLFLIGALIMAYNLWMTVRVGEQEVQMPVALQPAE from the coding sequence ATGAGCCAGCCCTCCATCTCCAAGTCCATGACGTCAGGTGAAAGCGGCCTGGCTGTCGTGTTCGCGGTCACCGCCTTCCTCTGCGTGATTGCCTCGGCCAAGGCGCTCGATGCGCCCTTCGCATTCCATGCCGCGCTGAGCGCGGCGGCGAGCCTGGCCGCCGTCTTCTGCATCATCAACCGCTACCTCGACCGGCCGGCGGCGCTGCCGCCAGCGGAGATCAACGGCCGGCCCAATTACAACATGGGCCCCATCAAGTTCTCCTCCGTCATGGCGATGTTCTGGGGCATTGCCGGCTTTCTCGTCGGCCTCATCATCGCCTCGCAACTGGCGTGGCCGGCGCTGAACTTCGATCTGCCCTGGACCAGCTTCGGCCGCCTGCGTCCGCTGCACACGTCCGCGGTGATCTTCGCTTTCGGCGGCAACGTCCTGATCGCGACATCCTTCTACGTCGTCCAGAAGAGCTGCCGCGTTCGCCTTGCAGGCGATCTGGCGCCCTGGTTCGTCGTCGTAGGCTACAACTTCTTCATCCTGATCGCCGGCACCGGCTATCTGCTCGGCGTCACTCAGTCGAAGGAATATGCCGAGCCGGAATGGTACGCCGATCTGTGGCTCACCATCGTCTGGGTCACCTATCTGCTGGTCTTCCTTGCCACGATCATCAAGCGCAAGGAGCCGCACATCTTCGTCGCGAACTGGTTCTATCTCGCTTTCATCGTGACGATTGCGGTCTTGCATCTCGGCAACAACCCGGCGCTGCCGGTCTCGGTGTTCGGCTCTAAATCCTATATCGCCTGGGGCGGCATCCAGGACGCCATGTTCCAGTGGTGGTACGGCCACAACGCGGTTGGCTTCTTCCTGACCGCCGGCTTCCTCGCCATCATGTACTACTTCATCCCCAAGCGCGCCGAGCGGCCGATCTACTCCTACCGCCTCTCGATCATCCACTTCTGGGCGCTGATCTTCCTCTACATCTGGGCCGGCCCGCACCATCTGCACTACACGGCACTGCCGGACTGGACCCAGACGCTCGGCATGACCTTCTCCATCATGCTGTGGATGCCGTCCTGGGGCGGCATGATCAACGGCCTGATGACGCTGTCGGGCGCCTGGGACAAGCTGCGCACTGATCCCGTGCTGCGCATGCTCGTGGTCTCCGTCGCCTTCTACGGCATGTCGACCTTCGAAGGCCCGATGATGTCGATCAAGGTGGTCAATTCGCTCAGCCACTACACCGACTGGACCATCGGCCACGTGCACTCCGGCGCGCTCGGCTGGGTGGGCTTCGTCTCCTTCGGCGCGCTCTACTGCCTCGTGCCCTGGATCTGGAATCGGAAGGGCCTCTACAGCCTCAAGCTCGTCAACTGGCACTTCTGGATCGCGACGCTCGGCATCGTCCTCTACATCTCGGCGATGTGGGTGTCCGGCATCCTCCAGGGCCTGATGTGGCGCGCCTACACCTCGCTCGGCTTCCTCGAATATTCCTTCATCGAGACCGTCGAGGCGATGCATCCCTTCTACATCATCCGCGCTGCCGGCGGCGGGCTGTTCCTGATCGGCGCGTTGATCATGGCCTATAATCTCTGGATGACGGTTCGCGTCGGCGAACAGGAAGTCCAGATGCCCGTCGCTCTCCAGCCGGCGGAATGA
- the ccoP gene encoding cytochrome-c oxidase, cbb3-type subunit III — MTDHHSDIDPVSGRSTTGHEWDGIKELNTPLPRWWVITFYLTIVWAIGYWIVYPAWPLISGNTHGVMGYSSRADVAVELANLETIRGAKMVALGSASLADIEKDPALLALARAKGKTVFGDNCAPCHGSGGAGAKGYPNLNDDDWLWGGTLDQIMQTIQFGARSGHAKAHEGQMLAFGKDGVLKPDEIVTAANYVRALSGLPTRKGYDAAKGEKIFAENCVACHGDGGKGNPEMGAPNLTDKIWLYGSDEATLIETISQGRAGVMPAWEGRLDPATIKAMAVYVHSLGGGK; from the coding sequence ATGACCGATCATCATAGCGACATCGATCCCGTCTCCGGGAGGTCCACGACCGGACATGAGTGGGACGGCATCAAGGAGCTCAACACGCCGCTGCCGCGCTGGTGGGTAATCACCTTCTACCTCACCATCGTCTGGGCGATCGGCTACTGGATCGTGTATCCGGCCTGGCCGCTGATCTCGGGCAATACGCACGGCGTGATGGGGTACTCCTCGCGTGCCGACGTTGCGGTCGAGCTCGCCAACCTCGAGACGATCCGCGGAGCCAAGATGGTTGCCCTGGGCTCGGCCTCGCTCGCCGACATCGAGAAGGATCCGGCGCTGCTGGCGCTCGCGCGCGCCAAGGGCAAGACCGTGTTCGGTGACAATTGCGCGCCATGTCACGGCTCAGGCGGCGCCGGTGCCAAGGGCTATCCCAACCTGAACGACGACGACTGGCTGTGGGGCGGCACGCTCGACCAGATCATGCAGACCATCCAGTTCGGCGCACGCTCCGGCCATGCCAAGGCGCACGAAGGCCAGATGCTCGCATTCGGCAAGGACGGCGTGCTGAAACCGGACGAGATCGTCACGGCCGCCAATTATGTCCGGGCATTGTCGGGCCTTCCGACCCGCAAGGGCTATGACGCGGCCAAGGGCGAGAAGATCTTCGCGGAGAATTGCGTCGCCTGCCATGGCGACGGCGGCAAGGGCAACCCGGAGATGGGCGCGCCCAACCTGACCGACAAGATCTGGCTCTATGGTTCGGACGAGGCGACGCTGATCGAGACCATCAGCCAGGGCCGCGCGGGCGTGATGCCGGCCTGGGAAGGCCGGCTCGATCCCGCCACCATCAAGGCGATGGCAGTTTACGTCCACTCGCTGGGCGGCGGAAAATAG
- a CDS encoding CcoQ/FixQ family Cbb3-type cytochrome c oxidase assembly chaperone, whose amino-acid sequence MKAILTLDNLASGLVTTIWTPVFVAIFVAIIAYAFWPRNKAAFDEAAHLPLREE is encoded by the coding sequence ATGAAAGCCATCCTGACCCTCGACAATCTCGCGTCCGGTCTCGTGACCACGATCTGGACGCCGGTGTTCGTCGCGATCTTTGTCGCGATCATCGCCTACGCATTCTGGCCCCGTAACAAGGCAGCTTTCGACGAAGCGGCACACCTGCCGTTGCGGGAGGAGTAA
- a CDS encoding HPP family protein gives MYRFLEQTVDGYMTHDVRTVRRDLDLLALSEMFERDDFNSYPVEDDGQVVGIVTKFDILKCFAFTPSQMLPRYHDLMSRKIGDVMTPDFIYVSPDTRLTRVLQIMVEHRIRSIIVLNGAQKLVGIVAREDVITALKATARE, from the coding sequence GTGTACAGATTTCTTGAGCAGACCGTCGACGGCTACATGACGCACGACGTCAGGACGGTGAGGCGCGACCTCGACCTGCTCGCGCTCAGCGAGATGTTCGAACGCGACGATTTCAATTCCTATCCCGTCGAGGACGACGGACAGGTCGTCGGCATCGTCACCAAATTCGACATCCTGAAGTGCTTCGCCTTCACGCCGAGCCAGATGCTGCCGCGCTATCACGACCTGATGAGCCGTAAGATCGGCGACGTCATGACGCCCGACTTTATCTATGTCAGCCCCGACACGCGGCTGACGCGCGTGCTCCAGATCATGGTCGAGCACCGCATCAGGAGCATCATCGTGCTCAATGGCGCGCAGAAGCTGGTCGGAATCGTCGCTCGCGAGGACGTCATTACGGCGCTCAAGGCGACGGCACGGGAGTGA
- a CDS encoding FixH family protein: protein MATKPLTGTKVFLMLVAFFGVVIGVNVTMMKLAIATLPGTDVDSPYAAGLTYDREISAAQDQTARKWKVNAHVERRADGGAVLQVEARDASGQPIAGLKFGGRLERPTDKRADLAIELSEAGIGLYRGNAASVAPGQWDLVIEGEARGTRVFMSRNRVILN from the coding sequence ATGGCAACCAAGCCGCTGACCGGAACCAAGGTGTTTCTGATGCTGGTCGCCTTCTTCGGCGTCGTGATCGGCGTCAACGTGACCATGATGAAGCTTGCGATCGCGACGCTGCCAGGGACGGACGTCGACAGCCCCTATGCCGCGGGCTTGACCTATGACCGCGAGATCTCGGCGGCCCAGGACCAGACCGCGCGCAAATGGAAGGTCAACGCCCATGTCGAGCGCCGCGCCGATGGCGGCGCCGTGCTTCAGGTCGAGGCGCGCGACGCCAGCGGCCAGCCGATCGCCGGACTGAAATTCGGCGGCCGCCTGGAGCGGCCGACCGACAAGCGCGCCGATCTCGCCATCGAGCTCTCGGAGGCCGGCATCGGCCTCTATCGCGGCAATGCCGCATCGGTCGCGCCGGGCCAGTGGGACCTCGTGATCGAGGGCGAGGCGCGGGGAACGCGCGTGTTCATGTCGCGCAACCGCGTGATCCTGAACTGA
- the fixJ gene encoding response regulator FixJ: MTTKGIIYVIDDDEAMRDSLNFLLDSAGFGVTLFDNAQSFLDALPGLAFGCVVSDVRMPGIDGIELLKRLKAQRSRFPILIMTGHGDVPLAVEAMKLGAMDFLEKPFEDDRLVAMIESAIREGEPAAKNEAIAQDVAARVASLSPRERQVMEGLIAGLSNKLIAREYDISPRTIEVYRANVMTKMQANSLSELVRLAMRAGMLND, encoded by the coding sequence ATGACGACCAAGGGAATCATCTACGTCATTGACGACGACGAGGCGATGCGGGATTCGCTGAATTTCCTGCTGGATTCAGCTGGCTTCGGCGTCACATTGTTCGACAACGCGCAGAGTTTTCTCGATGCCCTGCCCGGCCTCGCCTTCGGTTGCGTTGTCTCCGACGTGCGGATGCCCGGCATCGATGGGATCGAGCTTCTCAAGCGCCTGAAGGCCCAGCGCAGCCGGTTTCCGATCCTGATCATGACCGGCCATGGCGACGTGCCGCTCGCGGTCGAGGCGATGAAGCTCGGTGCCATGGATTTCCTGGAAAAGCCGTTCGAAGATGACCGCCTCGTCGCCATGATCGAATCCGCGATCCGCGAGGGCGAGCCAGCGGCCAAGAACGAGGCCATCGCCCAGGACGTCGCCGCTCGCGTCGCTTCCCTGAGCCCCAGGGAACGCCAGGTCATGGAGGGGCTGATCGCGGGCCTCTCCAACAAGCTGATCGCCCGCGAGTACGACATCAGCCCGCGGACCATCGAGGTCTACCGGGCCAATGTGATGACCAAGATGCAGGCCAACAGCCTGTCCGAGCTGGTCCGGCTAGCGATGCGCGCCGGAATGCTCAACGATTGA
- the ccoO gene encoding cytochrome-c oxidase, cbb3-type subunit II, with product MSFWTRHQIFEKNSIILVVGILLVIAIGGLVEITPLFYLKSTIEAVDGIRPYTPLELAGRNVYVREGCYLCHSQMIRPLRDEVERYGHFSLAAESMYDHPFQWGSKRTGPDLARVGAKYSDDWHVTHLTNPRAIVPQSVMPGYPFLSKTEVDPDTIADHMRTLRTVGTPYTDDQIANAGADMKAQADPDNAGSDAFTKRYAKAVVRNFDGKAGTPTEMDALIAYLQMLGTLVDFKIYNEKANLR from the coding sequence ATGTCGTTCTGGACACGCCACCAAATCTTCGAAAAGAACTCGATCATCCTGGTCGTCGGCATCCTGCTGGTGATCGCGATCGGCGGTCTCGTCGAGATCACCCCGCTGTTCTACCTCAAGAGCACGATCGAGGCGGTCGACGGGATCAGGCCGTATACGCCGCTGGAGCTCGCCGGGCGCAACGTCTACGTCCGCGAGGGCTGCTATCTCTGCCATTCGCAGATGATCCGCCCCTTGCGCGACGAGGTCGAGCGCTACGGTCATTTCTCGCTGGCCGCCGAAAGCATGTACGACCATCCGTTCCAGTGGGGCTCGAAGCGCACCGGTCCCGATCTTGCCCGCGTCGGCGCCAAATATTCCGACGACTGGCACGTCACCCATCTGACCAACCCGCGCGCAATCGTGCCGCAGTCGGTGATGCCGGGCTATCCATTCCTCAGCAAGACCGAGGTCGATCCGGACACGATCGCCGACCACATGCGCACGCTGCGGACCGTCGGCACGCCCTACACCGACGACCAGATCGCCAATGCGGGCGCCGACATGAAGGCCCAGGCCGATCCTGACAATGCCGGCTCCGACGCTTTCACCAAGCGCTACGCCAAGGCCGTGGTGCGCAACTTCGACGGCAAGGCCGGCACGCCGACCGAGATGGACGCGCTGATCGCCTATCTCCAGATGCTCGGCACGCTGGTCGACTTCAAGATCTACAACGAGAAAGCCAATCTTCGCTGA
- a CDS encoding helix-turn-helix domain-containing protein translates to MLTQTFNTPAINTPIGGKIAPAHPVSDQFGAIAGHVGLVATEFSYRKEEEIYGEDEPAEYVYQVVTGAVRSYKLLSDGRRQIGSFHLSGDVFGLESGTTHRLAAEAIIDTTVRLVKRASLEKAAATDVQVARKLWAMTAGELRHAEDHMLLLGRKTAMERVATFLLEMDRRLAVAGMMALPMCRRDIGDYLGLTLETVSRALSQLHAQGILGFSGARQIVLRNRARLHNLDA, encoded by the coding sequence ATGCTGACCCAGACCTTCAACACCCCGGCGATCAACACCCCGATCGGTGGCAAGATCGCACCCGCCCATCCCGTCTCCGATCAGTTCGGCGCGATCGCCGGCCATGTAGGCCTCGTGGCCACCGAGTTCTCCTACCGCAAGGAAGAGGAGATCTATGGTGAGGACGAGCCGGCTGAGTATGTCTATCAGGTCGTCACCGGCGCCGTGCGCAGCTACAAGCTTCTCTCCGACGGCCGCCGCCAGATCGGCTCCTTCCACCTTTCCGGCGATGTGTTCGGCCTCGAATCCGGCACCACGCACCGCCTTGCCGCTGAAGCTATCATCGACACCACGGTGCGCCTCGTGAAGCGCGCGAGCCTCGAGAAGGCCGCAGCCACCGACGTCCAGGTCGCCCGCAAGCTCTGGGCGATGACCGCCGGTGAACTTCGCCACGCCGAAGACCACATGCTGCTGCTGGGCCGCAAGACCGCGATGGAGCGCGTCGCCACCTTCCTGCTCGAAATGGACCGTCGCCTCGCGGTTGCCGGCATGATGGCGCTGCCGATGTGCCGCCGCGACATCGGCGACTATCTCGGTCTCACGCTCGAGACCGTCTCGCGCGCGCTGTCGCAGCTTCACGCCCAGGGCATTCTCGGCTTCTCGGGCGCCCGCCAGATCGTGCTGCGCAACCGCGCACGCCTGCACAATCTCGACGCCTGA